One window from the genome of Ailuropoda melanoleuca isolate Jingjing chromosome 5, ASM200744v2, whole genome shotgun sequence encodes:
- the NPY1R gene encoding neuropeptide Y receptor type 1, which produces MNSTLFSQVENHSIFCNFSENSQFLAFESDDCHLPLAMIFTLALAYGAVIILGVSGNLALIIIILKQKEMRNVTNILIVNLSFSDLLVAIMCLPFTFVYTLMDHWVFGEAMCKLNPFVQCVSITVSIFSLVLIAVERHQLIINPRGWRPNNRHAYVGIGVIWVLAVVSSLPFLIYQVLTDEPFQNVTLDAFKDKYVCFDKFPSDSHRLSYTTLLLMLQYFGPLCFIFICYFKIYIRLKRRNNMMDKMRDNKYRSSETKRINIMLLSIVVAFAVCWLPLTIFNTVFDWNHQIIATCNHNLLFLLCHLTAMISTCVNPIFYGFLNKNFQRDLQFFFNFCDFRSRDDDYETIAMSTMHTDVSKTSLKQASPVAFKKINNDDNEKI; this is translated from the exons ATGAATTCAACATTATTTTCCCAAGTTGAAAATCATTCAATCTTCTGTAATTTTTCAGAGAATTCCCAGTTTTTGGCTTTTGAAAGTGATGATTGTCATCTGCCCTTGGCCATGATATTTACATTAGCTCTTGCTTATGGAGCTGTAATAATTCTTGGGGTGTCTGGAAACCTGGCCTTGATTATAATCATCTTGAAACAAAAGGAGATGAGAAATGTTACCAATATCCTGATCGTGAACCTTTCCTTCTCAGACTTGCTAGTTGCCATCATGTGTCTCCCATTCACATTTGTCTACACATTAATGGACCACTGGGTTTTTGGTGAGGCAATGTGCAAATTGAATCCTTTTGTGCAATGTGTTTCAATCACCGTGTCCATTTTCTCTCTGGTTCTCATTGCTGTGGAGCGCCATCAGCTGATTATCAACCCACGAGGGTGGAGACCAAATAACAGACATGCTTACGTAGGTATTGGTGTCATTTGGGTTCTTGCTGTGGTTTCTTCTCTACCTTTCCTCATCTATCAAGTATTGACTGATGAGCCGTTCCAGAATGTAACACTTGACGCGTTCAAGGACAAATACGTGTGTTTTGATAAATTTCCATCGGACTCCCATAGGTTGTCATACACAACTCTCCTCTTGATGCTGCAGTATTTTGGCCCactctgttttatatttatttgctacTTCAAG ATATATATACGcttaaaaaggagaaacaacaTGATGGACAAGATGAGAGACAATAAATACAGGTCCAGTGAAACCAAAAGGATCAACATCATGCTGTTGTCCATCGTGGTAGCGTTTGCGGTCTGCTGGCTGCCCCTGACCATCTTTAACACTGTGTTTGATTGGAATCACCAGATCATTGCGACGTGCAACCACAATCTACTATTCCTGCTGTGCCATCTGACGGCAATGATATCCACTTGTGTCAACCCCATATTCTATGGATTCCTGAACAAAAATTTCCAGAGAGACTTGCAgttcttctttaacttttgtgATTTCCGGTCTCGGGATGATGACTACGAGACGATAGCCATGTCTACCATGCACACAGATGTTTCTAAGACTTCTTTGAAACAAGCAAGCCCAGTCGCATTTAAGAAAATCAACAATGATGATAATGAAAAAATCTGA